A genome region from Solanum pennellii chromosome 12, SPENNV200 includes the following:
- the LOC107007675 gene encoding receptor-like protein kinase 5, producing MSKIIFSIFIFLFFIISHGKSQQTPNQEKAILLQLKQYWFTSPNVTKWISSSNHCSWEGIICTKNSVSGIQIPFGNISKPIPNFICDLKNLTFLDFNHNFIPGNFPHIYNCSNLEFLDLSFNYMDGNLPDEINRLSSNLKYLNITANNFNGDIPNGIGGLSQLKLLELAGNLFDGSFPEEIGELLNLEVLVMSLNPFAPQAIPSRFTKLKKLKNFWMTEANLIGNIPENIGNMTSLEYLDLSKNGLSGSIPDGLFQLKNLSIVYLYTNKLSGEIPQLVSSRSLNVVDLCNNSLTGRIPEDFGKLTKMTGLSLFYNQLSGEIPLSIGKLSSLVSVKLFGNKLSGEIPPDFGRFSKLFDFQVSENQLVGKIPEGICNNKALARMVVYGNNLTGELPSSLGSCDSLRYLRVEKNRLSGEVPDGLWTGNNMSMLLMNDNLFTGQLPHRVASNLSQIDISNNKFSGEIPAGMGTWHNLSEFKASNNLLSGQIPQELTLLPGITKLFLDGNLLSGNFPSNISSWKTLVTLNSRKNQLSGPIPSALGLLPNLIDLDLSSNQFSGVIPTELGNLRLTSLNLSSNRLSGEIPSQLENAAFGKSFSDNPGLCASNPSVEVASCKRETKSDKFPVGLVAALASVAAVTFLVAVLYGLFVLRSHRKRKQESVSTWKQTSFHKLDFTESDIVSNLTENNIIGSGGSGQVYLVPLSRSGDYVAVKRIWRNQRLDHKHEKQFLAEVQILGTIRHSNIVKLLCCIFSEESKLLVYEYMENRSLDIWLHSKNRMNNASRSTPHLVLEWPRRLQIAIGAARGLCYMHHDCSPPIIHRDVKSSNILLDSQFNAKIADFGLARMLLKPGDNTVTAVAGSFGYIAPEYARKTRVTEKIDVYSFGVILLELVTGKEANLGDEDSCLADWAWRHLQKGKPMADALDEDIKETRYLEEIFVVFKLGIFCTSTFPSSRPTMKEVLQILIQCNNSSPTSGEKKNETEQDVLPLLKNSRSERIEENDDVGLTSLI from the exons atgtccaaaataattttttcaattttcatttttctgttTTTCATCATTTCTCATGGAAAATCCCAACAAACACCAAATCAAGAAAAGGCTATTTTACTTCAACTAAAACAATACTGGTTTACTTCACCAAATGTCACAAAATGGATTTCATCATCAAATCATTGTTCTTGGGAAGGAATCATTTGTACCAAAAATTCAGTTTCTGGGATTCAAATCCCTTTTGGAAATATCTCAAAACCAATCCCAAATTTCATTTGTGATCTTAAAAATCTCACCTTTCTTGATTTTAACCATAATTTCATCCCTGGAAACTTCCCTCATATCTACAATTgttcaaatcttgaatttttagACCTTTCTTTTAACTACATGGATGGTAATCTCCCTGATGAGATTAACCGTCTTTCGAGTAATCTAAAGTACCTAAATATAACAGCCAACAACTTCAATGGTGATATACCTAATGGAATCGGTGGTTTGAGTCAGCTCAAATTACTTGAGCTGGCTGGGAATTTGTTCGATGGTTCATTTCCTGAAGAGATAGGTGAATTGTTGAATCTTGAAGTACTTGTGATGAGCTTGAATCCTTTTGCTCCACAAGCTATACCTTCAAGATTCACaaagttgaaaaaattgaaaaatttttGGATGACAGAAGCAAATTTGATTGGAAATATCCCTGAAAATATTGGTAATATGACAAGTCTTGAATATTTGGATTTGTCGAAAAATGGATTGAGTGGTAGTATCCCTGATGGTCTGTTTCAGCTGAAGAATTTGAGTATTGTGTATTTGTATACTAACAAACTGTCAGGGGAAATACCGCAGTTAGTTTCATCAAGGAGTTTAAATGTTGTTGATTTGTGTAACAACAGTTTGACAGGAAGAATACCAGAAGATTTCGGAAAATTGACGAAAATGACTGGATTGTCTTTGTTTTACAATCAGTTATCAGGTGAAATACCATTGAGTATAGGGAAGTTATCATCATTGGTATCTGTTAAGTTGTTTGGTAACAAGTTATCAGGTGAAATTCCACCTGATTTTGGTCGATTTTCGAAACTTTTCGACTTCCAAGTTTCAGAAAATCAACTTGTTGGAAAGATACCTGAGGGTATTTGCAATAACAAGGCTTTAGCTAGGATGGTTGTTTATGGTAACAATCTTACAGGTGAACTGCCAAGTTCACTTGGAAGTTGTGACAGTCTGAGGTATCTTCGAGTCGAAAAGAATCGACTTTCTGGTGAGGTTCCTGATGGATTATGGACAGGAAACAATATGTCAATGCTTTTGATGAATGATAACTTGTTTACTGGTCAGCTTCCACATAGAGTGGCATCAAATTTGTCACAAATTGATATCAGCAATAACAAGTTTTCGGGCGAAATACCAGCTGGTATGGGTACTTGGCACAATCTAAGTGAGTTTAAGGCTAGTAATAATCTCTTAAGTGGTCAAATCCCTCAAGAACTGACACTTCTTCCAGGGATAACTAAACTTTTTCTTGATGGTAATCTACTATCTGGAAATTTTCCATCGAATATATCGTCGTGGAAGACTCTCGTCACATTAAACAGCAGAAAAAATCAGCTTTCAGGTCCTATACCTtctgcacttggccttttaccTAATCTCATTGATTTAGACTTGTCAAGTAACCAATTTTCAGGTGTTATACCAACTGAATTAGGTAACTTGAGGTTAACTTCACTTAACCTGTCATCCAATCGTCTCTCGGGTGAAATCCCGTCTCAGTTGGAAAATGCAGCTTTTGGTAAGAGCTTCTCGGATAATCCCGGTCTTTGTGCAAGTAATCCATCAGTAGAAGTCGCGTCATGCAAGAGGGAAACTAAGTCGGATAAGTTTCCTGTTGGACTTGTTGCTGCTCTTGCTAGTGTAGCAGCAGTTACTTTCCTTGTGGCAGTTCTGTATGGTCTGTTTGTGTTGAGAAGtcatagaaaaagaaaacaagaatcAGTTTCGACATGGAAACAAACATCATTTCACAAATTAGACTTCACAGAATCAGACATTGTATCCAATCTGACCGAAAACAACATAATTGGAAGTGGAGGATCAGGACAAGTGTACCTCGTGCCTTTAAGCCGATCAGGTGACTATGTTGCTGTCAAGAGGATATGGAGAAACCAAAGGTTGGATCACAAGCATGAGAAACAGTTTCTTGCTGAAGTTCAGATATTAGGCACGATTCGACACTCCAACATAGTGAAACTCCTCTGCTGCATCTTCAGCGAAGAGTCGAAACTTCTTGTCTACGAATACATGGAGAACAGGAGCTTGGATATATGGCTTCACTCAAAGAATAGGATGAACAATGCCTCAAGATCAACTCCACATCTGGTCTTGGAATGGCCTAGGAGGCTGCAAATCGCGATAGGAGCTGCCCGTGGTCTTTGCTACATGCACCACGACTGCTCACCACCTATTATTCATCGCGATGTGAAGTCAAGCAACATCCTATTGGATTCTCAATTCAATGCAAAAATTGCAGATTTTGGCCTTGCCAGGATGTTACTCAAGCCTGGAGACAACACAGTGACAGCAGTAGCTGGCTCTTTCGGATACATTGCACCAG AGTATGCGCGAAAAACTAGAGTGACAGAGAAAATTGATGTGTATAGTTTTGGAGTCATACTTTTGGAACTGGTGACTGGAAAAGAAGCCAATCTTGGAGATGAAGATTCATGTCTTGCAGACTGGGCATGGCGTCACCTTCAAAAAGGGAAACCGATGGCTGATGCATTAGATGAAGACATCAAAGAAACGCGATACTTGGAAGAAATCTTCGTTGTGTTTAAGCTTGGAATCTTTTGCACCAGCACATTTCCTTCATCAAGGCCAACAATGAAGGAAGTTCTGCAAATCTTGATCCAATGCAACAACAGTTCACCTACATCtggagaaaagaaaaatgaaactGAGCAGGATGTTTTGCCACTCCTCAAGAACTCAAGGAGTGAGAGGATTGAAGAAAATGATGATGTTGGTTTAACATCACTTATTTGA
- the LOC107007676 gene encoding hexokinase-1-like has protein sequence MGKLVVGATVVCTAAVVCGVAVLLMKRRMKNSGEWGKVEALLKDFEEKCATPVGKLKQVADAMTVEMQAGLASEGGSKLKMLISYVDNLPTGDEKGLFYALDLGGTNFRVMRVQLGGKEKRIVKHEVKEVSIPQNVMAGSSSEVLFDFIATALAEFVATEGDDFHLPPGRQRELGFTFSFPVKQLSIASGTLIKWTKGFSIEDVVGQDVVGELAKAMERAGLDVRVAALVNDTVGTLAGGRYNNPDVIAAVILGTGTNAAYVERAHAIPKWHGLLPKSGEMVINMEWGNFRSSHLPVTEYDQNLDIESLNPGEQIYEKIISGMYLGEILRRVLCRMAEEASLFGDYVPSKLKVPFVLRTPDMSAMHHDESADLKVVGNKLKDILEVPNSTLKMRKIVVELCDIITSRGARLSAAGIVGILKKLGRDTFKDGEKQRSVIAVDGALFEHYTKFRNCLKETMKELLGDAADSTIIELSNDGSGVGAALLAASHSQYTDLEES, from the exons ATGGGAAAATTGGTTGTAGGTGCAACAGTTGTGTGTACTGCTGCTGTAGTATGTGGGGTGGCAGTTTTGTTAATGAAACGCAGGATGAAGAATTCTGGGGAGTGGGGAAAagttgaagctttattgaaagaTTTTGAGGAGAAGTGTGCAACTCCAGTGGGGAAATTAAAGCAGGTAGCTGATGCTATGACTGTAGAGATGCAAGCTGGACTTGCTTCTGAAGGTGGGAGTAAGCTCAAGATGCTTATTAGCTATGTTGATAACCTTCCTACTGG GGATGAAAAAGGTCTGTTTTATGCATTGGATCTAGGCGGCACAAACTTTCGAGTGATGCGTGTACAGTTGGGTGGGAAAGAAAAGCGTATAGTTAAacatgaagttaaagaagtttcaATTCCACAGAATGTGATGGCTGGATCATCATCTGAA gtgttatttgattttattgCCACGGCACTTGCAGAATTTGTAGCTACAGAAGGTGATGATTTTCATCTTCCACCTGGTAGACAAAGGGAGTTAGGCTTTACCTTCTCTTTCCCTGTGAAACAATTGTCAATTGCATCAGGAACTCTTATAAAATGGACAAAGGGCTTCTCCATAGAAGACGTG GTTGGGCAAGATGTGGTTGGAGAATTAGCAAAAGCAATGGAAAGGGCCGGCCTTGACGTGCGTGTGGCTGCTTTA GTAAATGATACTGTTGGAACGTTAGCGGGAGGTCGGTACAATAATCCTGATGTCATTGCTGCAGTAATTTTGGGTACCGGAACCAATGCAGCATATGTTGAACGGGCTCATGCGATTCCCAAATGGCATGGTCTGTTGCCTAAATCCGGAGAAATG GTTATCAACATGGAATGGGGTAATTTCCGCTCATCACATCTTCCAGTAACAGAATATGACCAAAATCTTGATATTGAGAGTTTAAACCCCGGTGAGCAG ATTTATGAAAAGATTATTTCCGGGATGTATCTTGGAGAAATTTTGCGTAGAGTATTGTGTAGAATGGCTGAAGAAGCTTCATTATTCGGTGATTATGTCCCATCCAAACTGAAAGTTCCTTTCGTATTGAG GACTCCGGACATGTCTGCTATGCATCACGACGAGTCTGCTGATCTCAAGGTTGTTGGAAATAAGCTGAAGGATATCTTAGAG GTACCTAATTCTACCTTgaaaatgaggaaaatagttGTGGAGCTGTGCGATATTATCACCTCTCGTGGAGCTCGTCTTTCTGCAGCAGGAATCGTGGGCATCCTCAAGAAATTGGGAAGAGACACTTTTAAAGACGGAGAGAAGCAGAGGTCTGTCATAGCTGTGGACGGTGCATTGTTTGAGCATTACACCAAGTTCAGAAATTGCTTGAAGGAAACTATGAAAGAGTTACTGGGAGATGCTGCAGATAGCACAATCATTGAGCTTTCTAATGATGGTTCAGGCGTTGGAGCTGCACTTTTGGCTGCCTCACATTCCCAATACACAGATCTCGAGGAATCTTGA